In a genomic window of Phyllostomus discolor isolate MPI-MPIP mPhyDis1 chromosome 5, mPhyDis1.pri.v3, whole genome shotgun sequence:
- the LZIC gene encoding protein LZIC — MASRGKTETSKLKQNLEEQLDRLMQQLQDLEECREELDTDEYEETKKETLEQLSEFNDSLKKIMSGNMTLVDELSGMQLAIQAAISQAFKTPEVIRLFAKKQPGQLRTRLAEMDRDLMVGKLARDLHTQQKVEILTALRKLGEKLTADDEAFLAANAGAALSQFERVSTDLGSGDKVLALASFEVEKTKK, encoded by the exons ATGGCTTCCAGAGGAAAGACAGAGACGAGCAAATTGAAGCAGAATCTGGAAGAACAGTTGGACAGACTGATGCAGCAATTACAAGATCTGGAGGAGTGCAG AGAGGAACTTGATACAGATGAATatgaagaaaccaaaaaggaaaCTCTGGAGCAACTAAGTGAATTTAATGATTCACTGAAGAAAATTATGTCTGGAAATATGACTTTGGTAGATGAACTAAGTGGAATGCAACTG GCTATCCAGGCAGCGATCAGCCAGGCCTTCAAAACTCCCGAGGTCATCAGATTGTTTGCAAAAAAACAACCAGGTCAGCTTCGGACAAGGTTAGCAGag ATGGACAGAGACCTCATGGTAGGAAAGCTGGCGAGAGACCTGCACACCCAACAGAAAGTGGAGATACTAACAGCTCTCAGGAAGCTTGGAGAGAAG CTGACTGCGGACGACGAGGCCTTCCTGGCAGCAAATGCCGGCGCCGCGCTCAGCCAGTTCGAGAGAGTCTCCACGGACCTCG GCTCTGGAGACAAAGTTCTTGCTTTGGCAAGTTTTGAggttgagaaaacaaaaaaatga